In Leptospiraceae bacterium, one DNA window encodes the following:
- the fliF gene encoding flagellar M-ring protein FliF has product MPEQLQRILEQIKTLLNKIDSTKKIILGTVFGVIIVAVIILSSISLQKNSVILFKDLPAKDFSEITKKLDAMGFKYSASDTSIISVESDKRQEIITRLAQENLIPAGVQGWELFDIEKFTETQFDKDIKKYRALKGAIEKSLMTLRSIEKADVNIAFPDAELFENNQSPVKASVILHFIPGVDSLSKKEVKGIVNLVARAVPKLKLENVSVADADGKIISDFEEDLEKEKLELRIVQEKLRIEEEQRVKRLIDIRNTLRWSLGGEDRVDITRFEYVLNWDKETFKDNSVSPVVAIPDDPNTPYSELKLVDGYSLKVSSKETSEKFAGKGFTPDGPAGTEPNLPPGYKDTDYQKAEYTKNENINNYEFNRRVRDVQKQPWKIEKVSLSVVIDGVWTKKEKADGTGFDRTYHPVTDDELRLIKKNLEAAVTLDKARGDQISVITIPRDRTLQFAQEDAEFAKQRAMRNMIVASLIILIVLVLVVLLYRTIKKEMARRRRLREEELAAQQQMMREAALRVMEEGGAEVELSLDEKLRRELLENAINLSKEKPEDVAQLIRTWLSEEEGS; this is encoded by the coding sequence ATGCCTGAACAGCTACAACGAATTTTAGAACAAATTAAAACTCTACTGAATAAAATTGATAGTACGAAAAAGATCATACTTGGAACAGTATTTGGCGTGATAATTGTTGCGGTGATTATATTGTCCAGTATATCTCTTCAAAAGAATTCCGTGATATTATTTAAAGACCTCCCAGCCAAAGATTTCTCTGAGATAACGAAGAAATTGGATGCTATGGGGTTTAAGTATTCAGCGAGCGATACTTCAATCATTAGTGTTGAATCCGACAAGAGGCAAGAAATTATAACAAGACTCGCTCAGGAAAATTTAATTCCTGCAGGTGTTCAAGGATGGGAATTGTTTGATATAGAAAAATTCACTGAAACCCAGTTTGACAAAGACATAAAAAAATACCGAGCCTTAAAAGGTGCAATAGAGAAATCTTTAATGACTTTGCGGTCAATAGAGAAGGCAGATGTAAATATTGCCTTTCCAGATGCGGAGCTATTTGAAAATAATCAGTCTCCAGTCAAAGCCTCAGTGATACTCCATTTTATTCCGGGGGTAGACTCTCTGTCCAAAAAGGAAGTTAAGGGAATTGTAAATCTTGTAGCGAGAGCTGTTCCGAAATTAAAGTTAGAGAATGTAAGTGTTGCTGATGCCGATGGAAAGATCATCAGTGATTTTGAAGAAGACTTAGAAAAAGAAAAACTTGAATTGAGGATTGTTCAAGAAAAACTCAGGATAGAAGAAGAGCAGAGAGTAAAAAGATTAATAGATATTAGAAATACTTTAAGGTGGAGTCTTGGCGGTGAGGATCGAGTGGATATTACAAGGTTTGAGTATGTATTGAATTGGGACAAAGAAACATTTAAAGACAATTCAGTCTCCCCTGTAGTAGCCATACCGGATGATCCAAATACACCATACTCTGAGTTAAAATTAGTGGATGGCTATTCATTAAAAGTATCGTCTAAAGAAACTTCTGAAAAATTTGCAGGCAAGGGATTTACACCAGATGGGCCCGCAGGAACTGAGCCCAACCTGCCTCCAGGGTATAAAGATACAGATTACCAGAAAGCAGAATATACAAAAAATGAAAACATTAACAATTATGAATTCAACAGAAGAGTTCGTGATGTTCAAAAGCAACCTTGGAAGATCGAGAAAGTTTCTTTGTCTGTTGTAATAGACGGGGTTTGGACTAAAAAAGAAAAAGCAGACGGGACTGGATTTGATCGAACCTACCATCCTGTTACTGATGATGAACTGAGATTAATAAAGAAAAATTTAGAAGCAGCAGTCACTTTAGATAAAGCTCGTGGAGATCAGATTAGCGTAATTACAATCCCAAGAGATAGAACTTTACAGTTTGCTCAAGAAGATGCAGAATTTGCAAAGCAAAGAGCCATGAGAAATATGATTGTGGCATCACTTATCATTTTGATTGTCCTTGTATTGGTTGTGCTACTATACAGAACTATTAAAAAAGAAATGGCTCGAAGAAGAAGATTACGTGAAGAAGAACTTGCAGCTCAACAACAGATGATGAGAGAGGCAGCTCTTCGAGTAATGGAGGAAGGGGGGGCTGAGGTAGAGCTATCTTTAGATGAAAAACTCCGTAGAGAACTTCTCGAAAATGCGATTAACTTGTCTAAGGAAAAGCCTGAAGATGTTGCACAGTTAATTAGAACATGGCTAAGTGAAGAGGAAGGCAGTTGA
- a CDS encoding DUF1564 family protein gives MLVPAKYMDEFNRRTTGFSRRKYLHALLNRYRNVILWGTFEKMDRVKKAYQEVGQNLQKKNFTPNNEDWIELGILADWLGTTKTALFTLLLVLDLAEWDIILPTRFFENGVPTPVTTIAGGAYLSKRKTTRYNRLKRHKPDE, from the coding sequence TTGCTTGTTCCAGCAAAATATATGGACGAGTTCAATAGAAGAACAACGGGTTTTTCGAGACGAAAATATTTGCACGCATTGCTGAACAGATACAGAAACGTGATTCTTTGGGGGACTTTTGAGAAGATGGATAGAGTGAAAAAGGCTTACCAAGAAGTCGGACAGAATTTGCAGAAGAAGAATTTTACCCCGAATAACGAGGACTGGATTGAGCTTGGCATTCTTGCAGATTGGCTTGGTACCACAAAGACCGCTCTTTTTACACTTTTATTGGTGCTTGACCTTGCCGAATGGGACATAATTCTCCCCACCAGATTCTTCGAGAATGGAGTTCCCACCCCGGTAACCACGATTGCGGGGGGAGCTTACCTCTCCAAGAGAAAAACTACCCGATATAATAGACTAAAACGACATAAACCCGACGAATAG
- a CDS encoding FG-GAP repeat protein produces MKIKATLSSGTCETTAITVRKGTNKDINGDGYADLVTGAYNRNSAAGAVYIFHSAGSSGVTITAAASATTTIVGSAASDQFGNSVATGDMNGDGYADVIVGARNRNGTAGVAYIFHSAGSSGVTITAAGSASTIISGTAASDQFGYSVAAGDINGDGYADMIVGAYTRNAGAGVSQGVAYIFHSAGSSGVTITAAASATTIIAGTSASDAFGGSVATGDVNGDGYADVIVGARGFSAGSNQGRGYIFH; encoded by the coding sequence TTGAAAATCAAAGCGACTCTTTCCAGCGGAACCTGTGAAACCACGGCAATTACTGTGAGAAAGGGCACAAACAAGGACATCAATGGTGATGGGTACGCGGATCTGGTAACGGGGGCTTATAATCGTAATTCTGCAGCAGGGGCAGTTTATATATTTCACTCAGCTGGAAGTTCTGGGGTAACCATCACTGCTGCCGCATCGGCAACCACAACTATTGTTGGTTCGGCTGCAAGTGATCAATTTGGCAATTCCGTTGCCACGGGTGATATGAACGGGGATGGCTACGCCGATGTTATTGTTGGTGCAAGAAATCGTAATGGTACTGCCGGAGTTGCCTATATATTTCATTCGGCTGGAAGTTCCGGTGTGACAATCACAGCTGCCGGTTCGGCAAGCACAATTATTTCTGGCACGGCTGCAAGCGATCAATTTGGCTATTCGGTTGCAGCGGGAGATATAAACGGCGATGGCTATGCCGATATGATCGTGGGTGCTTACACACGTAATGCTGGTGCCGGGGTAAGCCAGGGAGTTGCCTATATATTTCACTCAGCTGGAAGTTCTGGGGTAACCATCACTGCTGCCGCATCGGCAACCACTATCATCGCGGGGACATCTGCAAGTGATGCTTTTGGTGGTTCTGTTGCCACGGGTGATGTGAACGGGGACGGCTACGCCGATGTGATCGTGGGTGCAAGAGGCTTTAGTGCTGGGTCAAATCAAGGACGTGGCTATATTTTTCATTAA